CAGATGACTCGTTTGACTGCTCGAGTGCACAAGGTAGTTCTCTTCGGCTATTTCCTTCTTGTGCATAGATATTCTAATAGCTACCTTGGCGGCTCTTATAATATGTTTTCATGTAAAAAATGATGTATGTTACCTTAGAGGGTGATACAATTATAGTTATTCAGGCAATTCAAGCATGCATCTTGCTAGATTGCTTTGCAAGAGAAGATACAACTTTTTCTGTTGGAGATGGAATTATTGTCAAGTTACCTGTCCTCTAGTCCTTGATTACTTTTCCAAAACGGTTATACAGGAACTTTTTGTTGGACGATTGTTTTAGGTGCACTTTCTAGATCTTTCATCTACAGGGCTGGGCGTCTGTGAATTGATACTTATCATTCCTGAGTGATAATGGACCGCTTGTCGGTGGTTTGGTTTAAATGCTTGATTGCAGGTAAGGGATGAGCTAGAAAAACTtttggatgatgatgatgatatggATGAACTTTACTTGTCACGAAAGTTGGTTGGTGCAACCTCATCTTTAAGTGGATCAGCTGCTTTTCTTCACTACTCTCCAAGTATAGGCTCAAAACCATCGAGAGCTAGCAGGGCTAGTGTTGCTACAGCTCTTGGTGATGAGAATGATGTTGGGGAGGTCGAGATGTTAGTTGAGGTAAATAGAGGTTTTACTAACTCGTTGGTTTGGTTCTGTTTTGCACCAAAACATCAAGAAGTTGGCcaattctctttctttttatccTGCAGTCTTACTTCATGCAGATTGATGGCACGTTAAACAAGTTAACTACGGTACATGAAATTCAATTGTTTTTAATCTATTATCTTTTTTGCATTGTATTAATGGTTGTAGTGTCAAAGTCGAGGTTCACACATTACTAATGCAAACCCCCAAAGGGTACTACTGTTATGGGATGTCTTTTTAACGTTCAACTTTAATTGGAAGCTTTTCATCCCAATGCTTAACAAGTATTTCTGCAGATACGTGAATATATTGATAGTACAGAAGACTACATCAACATTCAGGTAATTGAAGTCGTAGGAAATTAAGTCAGTTTCTATATTTGTACATTTTCATCAAACTGGATTGTGATCAGAAAACAACTCATCTTTGCATTTTGCAGCTCGACAACAAGCGAAATCAGCTGATTCAGGTGCAGACTACATGCATAAATGAGATTCTTTTAACACGCTTTGCTCTGCACTAGATGAGTTCATTTTCTATGTGTCTGCAGCTAGAACTCATTCTCAGTTCAGGAACTTTAAGCTTGTCAATATATTCCTTGGTAGCTGGAATTTTTGGCGTAAACATCCCATATACTTGGAATACTGGTTATGGATATCTGTTTAAATGGGTAAGTTACAGAACTCTAGCATGATCGTTTGGGAATTGTGATTCTTATACAGTTGCATTATGGTTGGGACTGATTGATTTTCTAATGCTGGCCAGGTGGTAATCATCACGGGGATTTTCTGTTCCGTAGTTTTTATATTGATCATGTCTTATGCTCGATATAAAGGACTTGTAGGATCATAAACTGCATAATTCATGGCAAGAGGAACGTCCAGTTCTGATACACCATGCCAAAACATCTGGATTTTCTTGGCAAGCGAAATTGAAAGTGATAGATAATAGGCACTATTGTCAATAACTTGATGCAGAAAATTCAAGTGGTGTGTAAAGAATCTATTGTTGCTTGTATTGTTAAGCTTGGAAAGTTGCCACTGCTGTTGGTATCGTACTGATGACATCATTCAAGCAAACAGCTTAAAATCTCCTCTCTTCTTttatattcttttcttttcttttccttcataatttaacatttctcttctttccttttctatcCTAAAGCAATTTTGCAACTCTTATATGATGGTATTTTCATGCATCCAAgacatttttttcccttctgtTCATAGTCAAAGATTGAATTTTTGTAACCAAAAGTGGGATCAATACAGATCTCAAAATGATTAAGAGAGATAGATCCAAAAGCAGATTATTTCATTTGCTTATATTTAGTAAAATTTGAGAAGGTACAATTCTTGTAATCATCCACATGAAGACTCCAAAATATATATCTACCTAGTATATAAGAAAAGAGCCAGATTTAATGCTTTGCTTTCCTCTTGCCACGTGGTTTGTTATGTATCTGACAAGTGGCAAGTTGTTTAGtcttctatttgttttccttcttttgctatTGCCCCGTTTTCCCCTCAAATTGCATTCCCCTCAAATTGCATTGAAGACCCCTCAAATTGCATTGAAGCCTATTCTGTGCAAAATTCAGCCTACCTATTCTGAGCAAGTCAGTCCCAACCAGCTATGCTACCGCCGTTGAACCCATttgttgcctttgttttccttcttttgctatTGCCCCGTTTTCCCCTCAAATTGCATTCCCCTCAAATTGCATTGAAGACCCCTCAAATTGCATTGAAGCCTATTCTGTGCAAAATTCAGCCTACCTATTCTGAGCAAGTCAGTCCCAACCAGCTATGCTACCAAACCCAGCATCTCTTTCCCAAATTGCCGTTGAACCCATTTCCTGCCTTTCCTCTACCGCACGGCTATTCTTAGCACAAATTCGGCGCATCTGTCCTGAGCAATCCCCAATTCCAGCCGTAAAAAGTTTTGATTTTCCATGATTTGAGCGATGGGTTTTGTGGCTTCCTTCTTTAAGCCAGCAGGTCAGCTGCTACTCCTGCAGCCGCTTCATTTGCTGACCGTTCACATGGTCTTTGTACTTCAGAGCAGCAGAATTGGGTGCAGGTCAACTGCTTTGCTTACACTAACTGTTTTTCCCTCTTTCTCTGATATCCGATTAACCCATTTCTGTATCAATTCCGTCTCATGTTGCCGAATTCTTGGAGCCCCACGTGATAGTTGTACTTCAGAGGAGTGAAATGGGGAACTTTTTGTTAGGTATGCCATTCTATTTTGATCAGCTTTGGTGTTCAATTTTCCGCCTAAATTATGCTTTCTATTCAACCTTCATCATCCGTATGATTACGATTACAATTATCTGCTTGGATGTGATTTTTCCCTTATTCCAGTTATGCTGCGAAGTAGCGTTCCTATCCACTTAGCCTGTACCTTTTCCAGCGGCTGACGAAATGGGATGCACGTATTTATCAGTGCATCGTGCTGCCTTCTCTGCCTTGTGAGCTGCAATCAAAATCCTCCGACCCTTTACACCTTGTTCTTTGGAGCCTCTCTGGTGAgaaaaaaactccccctttttCCCCCCAAATTTTCCTCTTATGAATAGTTCTCAGATTAATAAATTCTAATATACAGATATATGTTTCAATTCATAGGTTCCTTTTGCTGCGGTTCCTTCGACCAACCTTTTAACTTGAAGGTCAGTTTGCTGTCCTCCTTCAATCTATCCacagcttttctttttttgagtgCCTATATTTTCATAAGTGAAATTTcacctttcccttttcttttttgtagttTTTCTTCAGTTTCTGCTTCATTTATTTTAAGTTTATTGGTGCTATTTGTTTTGTGTTATCCTTTATGAAACAAACGATTGCTTATTTGAGCAGGTGATTTTGTTAAtttgaatatttgattaaaaaacTTTCTTATAGACATAGCCTTACAAAATTATTGCTGAGTACCAGTTTAAACGATGAATATTGGGTTGTAAAGGATGCATTATAGGGTGTGTGGAATAGTTGATTGTATGCTATCTTTATCATATTCTGGCCTTAAACTGTGAATGGCATATAGTTTAGAGAATGATAAGTTAGagtaatttatttaattttaagaTTGAAGGCATAGGGAGCTGGAATTTATAAGAAAGGCTTTAAAAGACAAAAcgagtttaaaataaaatcacatAATATTTTAATGTTACAGACCTATTTTGGTTGACAGTGAATAGAAGGCATATACTTTTACAAAAGTTTAAAATGGTTAACTTGGAAAATATGCAGAAATTAGTGGCATtaaaattttagcaaatgaAGCTGTCATAGACATATTGAATGCCTGTTACTAAAATTTTAGCTAAGATTTCAGCTTGACTCTAATGTATGATCTTCAGGTAGCTAAAGTAAGCAAAAGCTCTCGAAAATGTCAAGTCATATTAGACAACAGGCATTCAATATGTCTATGACAGCTTGATTATCTCAagcttagatttttttttgggttggtaTCTCATGCCTAGAATAGACTAAATAACAATTTTTTGCTCAGAATTAAAAGATGTTCACCCATTTGCTGATGTTATTCTAAGTAACTGAGCTGTTCTATTGGTTTGCATATAATGGGTGTTCTATCGAATCAGCTCACATTCCAATGGCCATCACAACTGCAGAAACCAATGAAATAATTCCAGACCTACAAGCTACTGTCCTGCAGCCTACCAAGAAGACTGAATTTTTCAGTCCATCAACCAAAAAGATCCTTGATGCCATTGCTGAATCATCTACTGCTGCAAATGAACTGCCGCCTGCAGTGACAACAGCAAAGAGGGCCTTGGTTTTTGGAACTGTGCGtcctggaattggtttggattctgCTGAAGCTAATACACCTACCTTGCTGTCCACCAATGCACCTGGAAGTCCCTTGAAGAAGCAGCGTGACGATGAACTCTGAACTTCCTTGAAGCCTTTTGAATTCTTCATTTTGCTAATGTTAAAACACTTTACAGCTGCATTAATATTGACATCCATTAAGAAATTGTTCTTTTGTGCACCTTAATGGATCTCAATATGTGATCTTTTGTAATTGCAGCCTATGATTGCACTTTATATTTGAAGATGTTAGGCTATTTATGAAACTACTTGTCAACCTTTTGTCATCTTCTTTTATCTGTTGCAATACTAATGATTGGTGatgttttgtttagtctcaTATTCTTAGCTACATACTTGATTGGTTATTATTTGCTAACAGATTATAGGGGGCCTAGGCTGTGCTTAGCACAGCCGATAACCCCCTAGTATACATAGAAATGGAGTAGGTGTACCAAAGTCTCAGTTGAGGAACATGATTGGTGTTGGTTCTATCTAAAATCACTTTCCGCAAGAGGAAAAGACAAAAATTGAAGGGAGGTTGCATGCAGGTTCAGCTTGAAGGTGAACTAGCCTCAAATTACTTAATCATGTCCATAAACAATTAATCTGTACTTTTCAGCAGTCGCTCTCAAACAGGAGTTCATGGTCAAAGAAGTGTACTTGTCTCTTTCATTATTGGGAACGGTTTTTGGAACTTTATTCTTTCGCTTCACATCCACAAATTCGGTGCTCCAATTGATGGTAAGCCTAAGCACATTCGGAAGCGGAGTTGGAACAGTTCCAGACATTCGTCCAAGTCAAGTTCGAACAAAATTTCTAAAGATTGAAGGGCATTATTCTATCATCAAATTAACTTTTtaacttgaaaattttgttcaagTGAGGTTCGGACAAAATTCCAATTCGTAATACCAAAAATAGAAATGCTGCACCACAATCTCACGCACGAAAAACACAGCAGAAAACCTTCTCCGTCATTTCGCCCTCTGCTGCTCCCACCTTTCCTCACCGTGTAATATTCGATGAGCTTTTTCTCTATAACCCACCAAAAACCCCTAATTCCCGATtcgcaagttagggttttctttcttttccccttttgtccctctttctctctctttttgtctcGCTTTCTCTCTCACCCACTAATACACAATAGGCTTTTGGGGGATGGTTGGGTAGTGGTGACTGCGGAAAAATGGGTCGGGAAGGCGGGTACGTGGTGCCAGTGGATCCGGGTACGGGTACCGGTGGTGGGTTGAAGAAAAAGGGTGCCGGGTCACGCAGCTGGATTTTGATGGATTCTTCCGGCCAAGAAACCGTCTTGGACGTCGACAAATATGCGATCATGCATCGCGTGCAAATCCACGCGCGTGATCTTCGCATTCTCGACCCTCTTTTGTCGTATCCCTCCGCGATTCTTGGTCGCGATAGAGCCATTGTTCTCAATCTGGAGGTAATTTTCggataaatttcttttttcctatTGACGTTCTCCTGaaggctttctttttttttttttggctgtttGGGAATCTTGATGTAAATACTTTTGCTTTTTCAGTTTTGAGGTTGATAAACTGGGTTTtgtttattaattgaaaatttttgtcATAATATTTTATTGCAAATTGAAAATTCttagtttaaaattttggttgaaaattatTGTTCATGATTTCATGTTGAAAGTAAAAGGAATCAAAATATTATTGATTCTCTCATTGATGCTTTGACATAATGTTTCTGGAGGTTATGGTTTAGGCtatttttggatgtgaaacTCAAAGAAAAGTTTTAATTATGCTAGAAATTGAAAGTCAATCTTTTCATTGCTGTTGGATCCTTTTGACAAAGAAAGGTAAAGTTAATATGGTTTTAGTTTAGTTTGTTCGTGTGCGGTCGTTCAGAGGTGGATGGTCTTTTTCTGTGATTTTACATCGACGTTCAAGGTCTTTCTTGCTTGTTGCTTGAACTTTAAGTTGGTCAATTTTCAAAATGAAACTTAATGCCTTTCTGTGTGCTGTATTTCTGAACTTCACAATTCCACACTGTTAGGGAAACGAGTTTAAGCTGAAAACTAATGACAATTTTTGGTGGATATTGGCAGCATATCAAGGCTATCATTACGGCTGAAGAGGTACATTTCTTCTGTTtctgttattttttatttatatatttgttATCCTACTTTTCCCTACCTTGGTTATAATAAATCTTATGATCCTTCATTTGTTCCTCTGGTTTGATTAAATATACTTAAATCAACAAAGAAAACCTGTATAGCATTCTAGCTGTACTCGTGATGTTGTGGATGAGAATTTTTTATTGAACCTATAGGGTTGTCCTTCGCCAAGTCAGGGCTTTTATTGTACTGTTAAGCCTTTTTGCTGTTTTCAGAATCCAGAGATCCATTATACAGCTCATGTTGTTTTTATCTTGAGCTTTATATCAGGATTCTATTAAATAGATGTCTAGTCATCTGATCTGGATAACAACATTCACTTACTGGCTATACTGTTCTTTGTTGTTTTATTGCACAAGGTTGTAATTCCCAATAGATGTTGGATCTGAGTCTGATATCAAATTTTAAGGTCAGGGTAGCTTAGAATGATGAAACTGCCAACGTGCTTGAAAAGAATACAGGCCTTCTATTGATAGGATTTTGAACCTTTCTGTTTATACAGGTTCTACTTCGAGATCCATTAGATGACAATGTAACTCCTGTTGTTGAGGAACTACGAAGGCGTTTGAAATCTGTCAATTCTAATCATGAAAATCATGAAGATGGGAAGGAGTTGCTTGCCCATAATGATGTCGAAAATGGTGAAGAAGATGGTATAACTTGTGTCTCCACTCTCCTAGTGTTCTTTAGTTTATTGGAGGAAGTAATAACGACAAGTGATTCTTATTCTAGTAATAGTCATTCTTTTGTAATGTTGTTTTGATTTGTACTTTTCTTTATGTTTGTAAATCTTTCATATTAATGTGTCCTTTGCCAACTTTATGAAATGCAGAATCTCCATTTGAATTTAGGGCCCTGGAGGTAGCGTTGGAAGCTATATGTAGTTACCTTGCTGCCCGCACAATAGAATTGGAGACTGCTGTCTACCCAGCTTTAGATATGCTAACATCCAAGGTGCAAATTTTATGACATGTATTTTGTTGTTAGATACATGACAATAATATTTAAGTATTGACTTTCTCTCTCTGTGCTTCCTTTTTGTCCTCCTTTTATTACTTATGAAGGCAACCTAAAGcagggaaaaaagagaaaagaaaagaaacactgGTCTAGAATGAGCTTTTGCAtcaagtatttattttttcctttttccccatCCCATGCTCAACTGTTACTTTCCCTTTATTTTGGGCCAAATGAAAGAGTTTTTGCATTTCCTGCGGACTCAGCAGTAGGACCAGTCAGCAGGACTGTCCCTTTGCACTGTGCAATTTTTGTATAATTCCTGTTTGAGTACATCATGCTGCAAGTTGATGGAAGTCATTATCTGCGCACAGTGAGAAGTCTACCGCATTAAGTAGCTCATATTTGCCCATCGTTTTCTCATCCAAAGTTTAAGTTGTTTTACTCAAAAGGGATTTGCTTTTTGTTTCATATTGTAttatgcatttttctttttgatagTCATGGAGTTTTTAATGTGCAAGCATTGGCCCAATTACGTGCCATGAGCAGTTTATTAAATTTTAGGTGATGATATTGGTAATTTCCCTGTTCCTATCCCTTAGTCCTTTTTGCTCTCCTGTTTGTCCTCTTTGTTTAACTTAATTTAGTTGAAGAGGGTGAGGCTTTAAGTTCCATTTTATTCTGCTTTACAATGTTACCCTTGTAAACACTACAATGCAGATTAGTAGCCGTAACTTAGACCGAGTTCGTAAATTGAAGAGTCAAATGACTAGGTTGACTGCTCGAGTGCAAAAGGTACTCTGCTtatctcatttttctttcatatgTGGAAATGAACTTGCCATTTTGTGGTGAATGTCCAGTGAATAATTTTAAGAGTTTGAGTTGATTTTAGGATGCAAACACTGCTCTATTTCAGTTGCTTTGCGGAAGGGACATACATCCATGTCTCTGCAAAATGGAAGTGCTAATAATCACCTTACAGCACTTGcctgaaacaaaaaaaattgctaAAGTTGTCTGTACATTCATATGGGACACAACATATGGCAAAAGATTTAGGCCATGACTTTCTTGTCCAAAATATTTATAGTTGATTTGACTCATCAAAACAATTATAGCAGTTGTGTTGAAGTGTTGCATCATGATCTTATGTATGGCAGTGTACTAAGTGCTTGAGTATGAACTTCATTGGGAGCCTGCGAGGAGGATAGACTCTTTCTTCAGGACATTTTAGGGAGCTTAAGGAGTGAGAGGGAGAAGAGAGCAAAAGAGAGATTTCAAAGTAATTTTGGCTGATTTAGTTTTTACGCTGTTGCAGGTGAGAGATGAGCTTGAACAGCTTTTGGATGACGATGATGATATGGCTGATCTTTACTTGTCAAGAAAGTTGGCTGGTGCATCTTCGCCTGTTAGTGGATCAGGTGCTGCTGGTTGGTTTCTTGCGACTCCTACCATAGGCTCAAAGATTTCCAGAGCTAGTAGGGCAAGTGTAGCTACGGTCCGTGGGGATGAAGATGATGTCGAGGAGCTTGAGATGTTACTCGAGGTAATAAGCTGACCTTACTTTCTCATGTCATTCGATAGAACCTAGAAGTTCATTCGATAGAACCTAGAAGTTAAGTCATGACCATGTACTTTGCAGGCTTATTTTATGCAAATTGATAGCACACTGAACAAGTTGGCTACGGTACgtgaaatattattattttgagcttttttttttgggtggtggGGGAAGGACGGTTTGGGGGTTGTATCCAGTGCAAGTGCCAATATATATTCATGGATATTCATACACGCAAGATGACCCATCTTGTATGATTTCATTTGCCTAGATTCATACACGCAAGATGATGCACACTGTTCGAGTTTCATTTGCTTAAATTCTGTTGTGTCTTGGTTCATCAAATTAGAAAAGATGCAGCTCTTATTGGAATTATACTGGCAATAGAACAGATTCACAAGTCAATATTTGTTTTCTGATTGTGATGTGATTATCACACTGTTTTGCAGTTACGTGAGTATATTGATAACACAGAAGACTACATAAACATTCAGgtaattgaagtgcaagatatTTTCAATACTCGAGAACTTTAATTTGATTGTGAGAGATCTAAGAATAGCTTGTTTTTTTCTACTTCAGCTGGACAATCATCGAAATCAGCTGATTCAGGTATCTTGTGCGTGTCTGAGTTTGTGGTGTGTTATTTGTGCGTTCATTTAGTTCCTCTATTTCATCAAACTAGGAAGACCGTTCATGACTCTTAGCTGTGTGTGTGTGACATATAGCTCTTTGTCGTTGATTTCTCATCTTCACTCTGCTCTGACATTGCAGCTAGAGCTCTTTCTCAGTTCGGGTACCGTATGTATGTCTATCTATTCGTTAATAGCTGGAATCTTTGGCATGAACATACCCTATACTTGGAATGATGACCATGGTTACATGTTTAAATGGGTAAGCATAGAAAACTACAATGGTAATTTGACTGTTATGTGAACTACTTTTTATTTTAGCTGACTAACTAATATTTACTCCTGATAACTGGCCAGGTTGTCGTCTTCTCGGGGTTTCTTGCTGCTCTAACGTTTGTGCTCATTATTTCGTATGCTCGTTATAAGGGACTTGTTGGATAATGGCATACTTCAAGTCGTCTTTGTCAGATTGAAGAGCATCCAGCAGTAACCTGGTCTAATTCAACTGGATGGACTCACTCTGCAAATTCTAACCATCTGATCAACCTGTTTTTTAGTGCATATAGAAAATTGTTAACTGTAATTGCGGTGTTGCATCTAAACAGTTGTAATTTTACCCACACGGTAACCTACCCATATATGCGGCTATGGATTAAGCTTTACTCGTTCCGTTTGTAAGGTTTACTCGTTGGATTTTTACCATTGGCTAATATACTAGGAAAGTATTATTATGACAAGAGATGTTTGCATTACCAgtccaaaatttggaaaatgcaAGCATCTTTTTAAGGTGCGGTACCCATAATTCTAATCCACTTACATGTTGTAACATTATTTAGTGGTTTAAACTCTTGAACTAATTGAAGGTTTGAATCTAAGGGTTGATAACTCTTATTTTatgtttaatgaaaaatttaaTCTCAAAAGAGACAGTCGAATTCCctccaattttatttttcttagggGAGGTGGTGATCCCCTCGTAAGTAACCaatattgttgcaattgacatgcgatttaaaaattaattaattacttttttataaATCTAAAAGTTGGAGATTACAGCATTGTAAATAGAAACCAATATTGTAGCAATTCACGTGCgatttaa
This region of Coffea arabica cultivar ET-39 chromosome 3c, Coffea Arabica ET-39 HiFi, whole genome shotgun sequence genomic DNA includes:
- the LOC140037546 gene encoding magnesium transporter MRS2-I-like isoform X1, translating into MGREGGYVVPVDPGTGTGGGLKKKGAGSRSWILMDSSGQETVLDVDKYAIMHRVQIHARDLRILDPLLSYPSAILGRDRAIVLNLEHIKAIITAEEVLLRDPLDDNVTPVVEELRRRLKSVNSNHENHEDGKELLAHNDVENGEEDGITCVSTLLVFFSLLEEVITTSDSYSKSPFEFRALEVALEAICSYLAARTIELETAVYPALDMLTSKISSRNLDRVRKLKSQMTRLTARVQKVRDELEQLLDDDDDMADLYLSRKLAGASSPVSGSGAAGWFLATPTIGSKISRASRASVATVRGDEDDVEELEMLLEAYFMQIDSTLNKLATLREYIDNTEDYINIQLDNHRNQLIQLELFLSSGTVCMSIYSLIAGIFGMNIPYTWNDDHGYMFKWVVVFSGFLAALTFVLIISYARYKGLVG
- the LOC140037546 gene encoding magnesium transporter MRS2-I-like isoform X3 yields the protein MGREGGYVVPVDPGTGTGGGLKKKGAGSRSWILMDSSGQETVLDVDKYAIMHRVQIHARDLRILDPLLSYPSAILGRDRAIVLNLEHIKAIITAEEVLLRDPLDDNVTPVVEELRRRLKSVNSNHENHEDGKELLAHNDVENGEEDESPFEFRALEVALEAICSYLAARTIELETAVYPALDMLTSKISSRNLDRVRKLKSQMTRLTARVQKVRDELEQLLDDDDDMADLYLSRKLAGASSPVSGSGAAGWFLATPTIGSKISRASRASVATVRGDEDDVEELEMLLEAYFMQIDSTLNKLATLREYIDNTEDYINIQLDNHRNQLIQLELFLSSGTVCMSIYSLIAGIFGMNIPYTWNDDHGYMFKWVVVFSGFLAALTFVLIISYARYKGLVG
- the LOC140037546 gene encoding magnesium transporter MRS2-2-like isoform X6, which gives rise to MTIFGGYWQHIKAIITAEEVLLRDPLDDNVTPVVEELRRRLKSVNSNHENHEDGKELLAHNDVENGEEDESPFEFRALEVALEAICSYLAARTIELETAVYPALDMLTSKISSRNLDRVRKLKSQMTRLTARVQKVRDELEQLLDDDDDMADLYLSRKLAGASSPVSGSGAAGWFLATPTIGSKISRASRASVATVRGDEDDVEELEMLLEAYFMQIDSTLNKLATLREYIDNTEDYINIQLDNHRNQLIQLELFLSSGTVCMSIYSLIAGIFGMNIPYTWNDDHGYMFKWVVVFSGFLAALTFVLIISYARYKGLVG
- the LOC140037546 gene encoding magnesium transporter MRS2-I-like isoform X2: MGREGGYVVPVDPGTGTGGGLKKKGAGSRSWILMDSSGQETVLDVDKYAIMHRVQIHARDLRILDPLLSYPSAILGRDRAIVLNLEHIKAIITAEEVLLRDPLDDNVTPVVEELRRRLKSVNSNHENHEDGKELLAHNDVENGEEDGITCVSTLLVFFSLLEEVITTSDSYSKSPFEFRALEVALEAICSYLAARTIELETAVYPALDMLTSKISSRNLDRVRKLKSQMTRLTARVQKVRDELEQLLDDDDDMADLYLSRKLAGASSPVSGSGAAGWFLATPTIGSKISRASRASVATVRGDEDDVEELEMLLELREYIDNTEDYINIQLDNHRNQLIQLELFLSSGTVCMSIYSLIAGIFGMNIPYTWNDDHGYMFKWVVVFSGFLAALTFVLIISYARYKGLVG
- the LOC140037546 gene encoding magnesium transporter MRS2-2-like isoform X4, with the translated sequence MGREGGYVVPVDPGTGTGGGLKKKGAGSRSWILMDSSGQETVLDVDKYAIMHRVQIHARDLRILDPLLSYPSAILGRDRAIVLNLEHIKAIITAEEVLLRDPLDDNVTPVVEELRRRLKSVNSNHENHEDGKELLAHNDVENGEEDESPFEFRALEVALEAICSYLAARTIELETAVYPALDMLTSKISSRNLDRVRKLKSQMTRLTARVQKVRDELEQLLDDDDDMADLYLSRKLAGASSPVSGSGAAGWFLATPTIGSKISRASRASVATVRGDEDDVEELEMLLELREYIDNTEDYINIQLDNHRNQLIQLELFLSSGTVCMSIYSLIAGIFGMNIPYTWNDDHGYMFKWVVVFSGFLAALTFVLIISYARYKGLVG
- the LOC140037547 gene encoding magnesium transporter MRS2-I-like isoform X3, with amino-acid sequence MGGKDGKVVPEGQPSSGGDGGLIKKAAGSWSWMLINASGQEMVLDVDKYSIMHRVQIHARDLRILDPLLSYPSTILGREKAIVLNLEILLRDPLDDKVAPIVEELRRRLKPVNADDIDNISGRESVPQHDLDTGEEDESAFEFRALEVALEAICSYLAARTIELEMAVYPALDMLTEKISSRNLDRLRKLKSQMTRLTARVHKVRDELEKLLDDDDDMDELYLSRKLVGATSSLSGSAAFLHYSPSIGSKPSRASRASVATALGDENDVGEVEMLVESYFMQIDGTLNKLTTIREYIDSTEDYINIQLDNKRNQLIQLELILSSGTLSLSIYSLVAGIFGVNIPYTWNTGYGYLFKWVVIITGIFCSVVFILIMSYARYKGLVGS
- the LOC140037546 gene encoding magnesium transporter MRS2-2-like isoform X5, whose translation is MTIFGGYWQHIKAIITAEEVLLRDPLDDNVTPVVEELRRRLKSVNSNHENHEDGKELLAHNDVENGEEDGITCVSTLLVFFSLLEEVITTSDSYSKSPFEFRALEVALEAICSYLAARTIELETAVYPALDMLTSKISSRNLDRVRKLKSQMTRLTARVQKVRDELEQLLDDDDDMADLYLSRKLAGASSPVSGSGAAGWFLATPTIGSKISRASRASVATVRGDEDDVEELEMLLEAYFMQIDSTLNKLATLREYIDNTEDYINIQLDNHRNQLIQLELFLSSGTVCMSIYSLIAGIFGMNIPYTWNDDHGYMFKWVVVFSGFLAALTFVLIISYARYKGLVG